A segment of the Coffea arabica cultivar ET-39 chromosome 8c, Coffea Arabica ET-39 HiFi, whole genome shotgun sequence genome:
ACACCTTGTGGTTTGAAAAGTATTTAACACAATAGAATAACCAAATGGTCAAATATCCCAATATTAATATCAGATGCTTAAGATCACAGCTCATTTTGAGTCTTAAACCAAAACAAGGCATATTAACTTCCCTACTTCAGAGCCAAGTTTAAAACAGAGTAGGAGCTCTCCCACTCATTACTACCACCATGTATATTCTTGCCAAATGCAAGTGGCAAGAACAATGAGTGCTTTTACACAAATTCAACTGGGCAGCTAACCCTTTTAACCAAGGCCTTGCTCCTCATAAACCAACCAACAGATAAACAGCAGAATAATACATCCTAAAAGGTAAAGAGTGCAAAATACAACAGATTCTAAGAACATTCAAATAGAAATCAGTATAATGTTAAAATGAAATACCTTCCACAATAACTCTGGCATGTCTAATGCAGGTTGGTCAATTGCAAGCTCAAAAATAGATCTTGCTCGCTCTGTTTCAGCCAAGGATCTTTCCAGTTCTGCGTACTTGCTCCACGCATAGCAGTTCTCTGGTGACCATTCAAGATACTTTTCATACAGTGTACGGCAACGGTCTATATTACCCAGTTGCAGCTCTATTTCgatgtattttttaaaaatctggATGTTTATGAGAAACAATATAAGCAAAAAACAAAACCTTTCATGTtgaaatacacaaataaaacccaaagaaaagaaaaagtaaaaccCAATCAGTGATGCTACCTTATCTTTTGGAGCCTTCCCAATTGCTGCTCCAAGGGTTAATCGAGCACCTTGGAGATTTAGCTGTCGGATTTCAAACTGTGCTGCTAACAACCAAATTTTTGCAAATGAAAACTTCTCGTGAGGAATGACCTTGAGGCACAACCTGGAGAAATAGCAATTCAATTCATTCTCACCGGTCCATTTATGTAAACATTATTTAGCAGATGCAAACATTCAAACACGGGTACTGAAAAGGTTTCACCAGTATACAGAAAAGAATGCATTGGTCTTTACATGTTCAAGTCAACGGAAAGCAAGTTCCTGCACTTGTGCACTCTCCAGAAAGTGCTCTTCCTAAATGTCATGATCATTATAGAATAAACCATACAAACCCCATTTGGTGAATGACAGCCTCCAAAATCCTACATCTCTGGATCTTTATACTTGCCTAGCAACTTGGCAGGAAAATGACACTAGCTTCAAATTACAAAGATTATGAATTATGGCAAACAATGCCCAGGGAAATAACAAAATTCCACACTTGCCCAGATTAcaatatctattttttttttttttttggtacagaTCACAATATCTAATTTCTACAATTGCATGTGCTTATCTATGATAAGATCAACCAGGCACTGAAAGCAATAAAATTGGATATAGGGACCATGTAAGCAAATTCAGAGCTTCAAGCCTGGGCAGGAGTAGGTAGATGATCAGATCATACAACAACTATTCAACAGCAATCATGAAAAGGTTTTTGCTTCATAACGTACTTTGATGCTGCACCCTCATTATAATTGAAGTTTGTGGCTAGATACAGTTCAATTTTAATAGGATATACTCTAACAGAAAGCAAGAACCAAGGACCGAAGATACTAGACTGCTGGAAACCTCAATTGATTACAAAATTTGCACTACTAATGATGGTTTATACATTTTGTCTATAGCTTCTATGAAATTTTCAGCTAATAGGAAGCAGATATATTCCCATCATTCCAAGCATTTATTAGCTAAGTCCTTTATGCCAAGAGCACATATATTACCATGATTATCTCTATTTCTGCCTTTATCCCTCTAAGTTAGTGTGTCAGCATTAAAAATGCAGACAAAGAAGACAGGAACAGTTTTAGAAGATTATTTCGCTTCAGATCAGCCTGTAGATGGTAAAGCTGGGTAAGAAGGGACAATCTTTTACTCTAGCTTCACACCCCTCAACATGAACATGTCAAGGAGTTCCACCAAAGGTATACCTCTAACTAGTTGAAAAAGAGTTTAGGCACTAAAATGCTAGAAATGAAACATTTAGGACTCAACAAGATCCTCTAAATCCTTAAGGCaccatttttaaaaaattagctccaaaaatttttttttttttgaaagtatGAAAATGGCACTTTCCTTCAAACAATTTATCTAGTATAAAGACCCTTTAACAAAAGATAATGCAACATTGTATTGAAGCTACTAAGACTAATACATTGCACAACTTCTTGATATTATTGTGGCATTCAAATTGCCAATAAGTATCTGAAAACTACATTGGAGTCCCACTCCCAACTTCCATCTGGCCCAGCGTGGCAACATAGAGATTTGCATCAATCACCAGTCAATGTTGCAAGCATATATCAATTCAACAATCTGGACAGCcactaaataaaataaagtttcACCCCCTAATCAGAGGATGGAGTAAGAAATCATCTACACTACAGCACTGCTACTATAAAACTCTTCCCAAACATCAAGTAAAAGTTGACAGGGCAAAATATTTGTAACCTCACAATGGATTGCTGGTTCACATAATTACTAAACTTTAATGCACATTAACCTTCTCCTGTTGTTTGCAAGTGTTACTTTCAACCAAATAGAAACAGATCATGAGAATATGAAGcgcatttttcattaaaaaatgttAATTGTCAAAGAAAGGTGCAAACCAGTATTAACAAGAGAAAATGTTTCACAcaatgcagcttctgtatttcaATTAAACTTCAGTAGCAAATGAGACCGGCAAGAACGATACTGATCATCCATTGGCAAAAACACCCATCCAAACTGAAAAGCAGTCCTGAAGCCTATGGCACTTTAATAACTAAAGACAAATTTCTCCTTCTGCTtaaaatttggaaattgaaTAAAAATTTCCAGTTCAAAACAAGCATAATGAAAAAGATGTAACTCAGGAAATTAAGCAAATCATTGAAGCAAAATCAGACAACGTAGAACGGTAGAAGTTCAATGCAACTTATCAATCTCGTCAGCAATCGGTACTTACTTGTAAACTTCTCTTGTACGCTCCATGTCCTGAGCATCAAGCTCCTCGTACAAAGCATAGTTGATCCTAAAGCACAGACATATTAACCAATTAGAAACTactatataaaataaatcattcaaCAGCACCAGAAACTCGTCATGAACTATTCAACATTACCACAAGTAAATATATCTCTGCCAATACCGCTTCTCCTCAGCTGGAGGGAGGTTAGCAATGGCTCGCTCATACACATCTCTAACTCTCTCTTTTATCCCAACACTCTCTTCCAATCGTAAATAGTCAAACCAAGCATCATAATTCAATGGATTTTTCCGAACTTCATCCTCATACTGAAACCTCCTCTTTCCCACGATGGCGTCCTCAATCCCCTCCCTATCTCCATACTGCTTCTCAAAAGCTACAAACTTTCTATACAAATCCTCAGCCCTACCCTTCGGAATATGATCCAGTGCAAACTTGTAAATACACCTAGCCCTCTCCACCTCTTTACACTTCTCTTCAAACTCAGCAAATGCTACAAACAATACCTCGGCCTCCTCATCATCGGCCAACTTATCCACAGCCCTCTCATAACAGTTTCTAGCGCGAGCAATATCCCCATTTTTCATCTCAAACTTAGCAAACCTAATCCAAGCATTCACTTTAGGATGACATTCTACAAACCTCTCAAAGATTGCCCGCGCCCTCTCAACCTCATTATACCTCAACTCAAACTTAATGTACGACAACCATCCCTGTTGGTCCGGTTGCCAACTCATCcatctttcaaaaatttgccgCGCCCCAGCAACATTCCCGAGCATCTCCTCCATATGAATGTACTTATACCACAGCTGATCAACCCGGGGCAAGAGTGTAACTGCCCGGTCCCAAACATTCCTAGCATGATTAACGAACTTATTCTTCATTTCAACTTCAGCATACTTCAACCACATAGTGTGGTCTCGATAATCCACTTCGAGGGCCCGTTCCCACACGGACCGGGCACGGTTAAAATCGTTCTGGGACTCTTCCCACTTGGCGTATTTGACCCAGACACTTTTGTTCCATCGCACACGCCGAATTAAATCCTCGAATTCTTTGCGTTTGCGGAGACGGTAGTCAGCAAGCTCGGATGGGTCAGTAATTTTCTGTTTAGGTGGTCGGATTTCAGCTTCTTGGCGTTCTCGGGCTTCTCGAAGGATTTGCTCGGCAGTAATTTGGATTGGCGCCGGAGTTTTGTTCTTGACCCGAGTTGGCCTGGGGAGCTTCACCTCCGTTTCTTTGTGGGTTAGGTAGCCCAACGAAGGGTCGGATTCTTTCATAGAACCCATCTTTGTTGTTGTGTTGTGAGGTGAGGTAGTAAGGAGGACAAAAGTGTTTCCGAAGTTGAAACCTTATGTAAGAATTTATTGGGTTTTCTAGGTTTCCACCTGAGAGGATAGACACAACTGGGTTTTAGAATTCGGTGTTTCCGGTGGGCGGAGGGACGTGGCCGCCGGTGAAGGCTGTGCAAAATATATGCTACTGTAAATGAATTAGGGTAGAAAGAAGAAGGTTATTGGGGATTTGAGGAGGATTATGACTGATTCGGTGGGGCAGCAAGAATGAGAGGGAGGGAGGAGAATTTTGGGATTGCTTGAGAGCTAAAAAAAATCAGCGGCGGAGGGAGTTTGAAAATTGTAAAGGGCCGCGACTGAGTTGCGGGCTTAGAAAGAATGGGGGAGTAAGGACGATTTGGGGTTTGCCATGGAACAAAGAAACCCGCCAGCGACAGGAAATTAATGGGGGACCggggctctttttttttttttcccccctatAATGTCGTCGACTTGGTTTCTAAAATCCATTTCTTATATTAATAATCAAAAGTAAAACGTTGTTTTGAATCAAGTGACCACCtagtactctttttttttttttttttttggaacataTTTTTACTGTAAGACTCCTATATATTTTCGCCAAAATAACAAGAATGGCTTCTACATTTATTTTCGCAATTTGCAAAGCCCCTGAAGTTTGCCAAGTTGATTTCATTAGTATACTTCCTGCTAATGAATTGGTGTATTGCACCACGTATATATAGTCTTGATCCTTTTATCACAGGGCGTTGTCGACTTGTAGACGCAGTGCCTATTTTGGGGGATCTCTATTACtctattttgacattttggggTGATAATTAATGCAATGGTGTGAGAGCGTTTGTGGGAGATTTATGATGAAATATGTGGACGTCTATCTTAGACTGATTTTCTTGTTGACTGCTTAAAATATTAGACGATCCTACCATGAAAGAAAACAGATAAAGCATGCCCTATAAAATTGAGGAAGCTACATTTggtgcttctttttttttttttttttttaagttgctGGAAAATTAATATATACATGCTACATTATGAAAGTATTCATTGCATATTTGTATGCATGATTGCGAATATCATAAGTAGTAATTTCTTGTTATCCTAGACTTGCTTTTCGGATCTTGATTTTCATCATCTTTTGTCTCCGGAAGTTCTGTGGAGGTAATCCCTCTCCCTTTATTCGGCTCACCTGTACTTGCATGCAAAAAAGATAACGAAGACAGAAAAAAGAATGCCCGCGGATCAGATGATTTTTTAAAGCAAAAGTTGTTAGAGATTGCCATAGCATTAAGATCATCAATTGCTTGGAAGAAATATACATGAATCTTGATACTCTGAATCATGGCAGCGTACGCTGACCTTAATTTCCTGACGGCAATGTCATGTCATTTACAGTTTACACCATAGACAAGTTCTTTGATATCTATTTATTCTTCAATGAG
Coding sequences within it:
- the LOC113707032 gene encoding uncharacterized protein codes for the protein MGSMKESDPSLGYLTHKETEVKLPRPTRVKNKTPAPIQITAEQILREARERQEAEIRPPKQKITDPSELADYRLRKRKEFEDLIRRVRWNKSVWVKYAKWEESQNDFNRARSVWERALEVDYRDHTMWLKYAEVEMKNKFVNHARNVWDRAVTLLPRVDQLWYKYIHMEEMLGNVAGARQIFERWMSWQPDQQGWLSYIKFELRYNEVERARAIFERFVECHPKVNAWIRFAKFEMKNGDIARARNCYERAVDKLADDEEAEVLFVAFAEFEEKCKEVERARCIYKFALDHIPKGRAEDLYRKFVAFEKQYGDREGIEDAIVGKRRFQYEDEVRKNPLNYDAWFDYLRLEESVGIKERVRDVYERAIANLPPAEEKRYWQRYIYLWINYALYEELDAQDMERTREVYKLCLKVIPHEKFSFAKIWLLAAQFEIRQLNLQGARLTLGAAIGKAPKDKIFKKYIEIELQLGNIDRCRTLYEKYLEWSPENCYAWSKYAELERSLAETERARSIFELAIDQPALDMPELLWKAYIDFEISEGEFERTRALYERLLNRTKHLKVWLSYAKFETSAMEEVEEDLEQKEKCIQRARGVFERALSYFRTSAPELKEERAMLLEEWLNLESSYGELGNVDLVRVKLPKKLKSSGVTIEEREGKGGLSNKGLNYSGGSMGKTRDKMFKEKRRRLAFDPP